In a genomic window of Lepisosteus oculatus isolate fLepOcu1 chromosome 5, fLepOcu1.hap2, whole genome shotgun sequence:
- the zdhhc20b gene encoding palmitoyltransferase ZDHHC20-B isoform X1, with protein MAPSHVLRCCQRVLAWIPVVFIALVVCWSYYAYVVELCIFTIKNPGEKIVYMVIFHLSFIMFVWSYWKTIFTTPTNPSKEFSLSKSDKEQYEREERPESQQEILRRAAKDLPLYTRTGTGAIRYCDRCQVIKPDRCHHCSACDMCVLKMDHHCPWVNNCVGFSNYKYFILFLGYSLVYCLFIAATVLQYFIKFWTLCRRKSAENCPKNDLPDTHAKFHVLFLFFVAAMFFISILSLFSYHVWLVGKNRSTIEAFRAPVFRNGPDKNGFSLGFVKNVKEVFGDEKKYWLLPVFTSLGDGVTYPTRLVNLDPEQPALDIQPESAKSSVDGQCHPTRPLSESQNRLLGNDPHLTEDSLDADSHKTAGGQGASVLMESES; from the exons ATGGCGCCTTCGCACGTCCTGAGATGCTGTCAGAGAGTGTTAGCCTGGATTCCCGTGGTTTTTATCGCCCTGGTTGTCTGCTGGTCCTACTACGCCTATGTCGTGGAGCTGTGCATCT ttACAATCAAGAATCCTGGTGAAAAGA TTGTCTACATGGTGATATTTCACCTGTCGTTCATCATGTTCGTGTGGTCCTACTGGAAGACCATTTTCACGACGCCAACAAACCCATCCAAGGAG TTCTCCTTGTCCAAATCCGATAAGGAGCAGTACGAGCGAGAAGAGAGGCCCGAGTCGCAGCAGGAGATTCTCAGAAGAGCAGCCAAGGACCTGCCTCTCTACACCAGGACTGGCACCGGCG CCATTAGGTACTGCGACCGGTGCCAGGTGATTAAACCTGACAGATGCCATCACTGCTCGGCCTGTGACAT GTGTGTTCTGAAAATGGACCATCATTGTCCTTG GGTGAACAACTGCGTGGGATTTTCAAACTATAAATACTTCATCCTGTTTCTGGGCTATTCGCTGGTGTACTGTCTGTTCATTGCTGCCACCGTTCTGCAGTATTTCATTAAATTCTGGACC CTTTGCCGGAGGAAATCCGCAGAGAATTGTCCAAAG AATGATCTTCCAGACACTCACGCCAAATTCCATgtcttgtttctcttttttgtggCCGCCATGTTCTTCATCAGTATTCTGTCGCTCTTCAGCTACCATGTTTGGCTTGTTGGAAAAAACAGATCCACAATAG AGGCATTCCGAGCTCCTGTCTTCAGGAATGGCCCGGATAAAAATGGCTTTTCCCTGGGGTTCGTCAAGAACGTAAAGGAGGTGTTTGGAGATGAAAAGAAATACTGGTTGCTGCCTGTTTTTACAAG CTTGGGGGATGGAGTGACGTACCCCACCCGCCTGGTAAATCTTGACCCGGAGCAGCCAGCCCTCGACATCCAGCCCGAGTCGGCTAAAAG CAGTGTGGATGGGCAGTGTCACCCCACAAGGCCCTTGAGTGAATCCCAAAATCGACTTCTGGGGAATGATCCCCATTTGACAGAAGACAGCCTGGACGCAGACAGCCACAAAACAG CTGGAGGACAGGGCGCCTCGGTGTTGATGGAGAGCGAGTCCTAA
- the zdhhc20b gene encoding palmitoyltransferase ZDHHC20-B isoform X2, producing the protein MAPSHVLRCCQRVLAWIPVVFIALVVCWSYYAYVVELCIFTIKNPGEKIVYMVIFHLSFIMFVWSYWKTIFTTPTNPSKEFSLSKSDKEQYEREERPESQQEILRRAAKDLPLYTRTGTGAIRYCDRCQVIKPDRCHHCSACDMCVLKMDHHCPWVNNCVGFSNYKYFILFLGYSLVYCLFIAATVLQYFIKFWTLCRRKSAENCPKNDLPDTHAKFHVLFLFFVAAMFFISILSLFSYHVWLVGKNRSTIEAFRAPVFRNGPDKNGFSLGFVKNVKEVFGDEKKYWLLPVFTSLGDGVTYPTRLVNLDPEQPALDIQPESAKSVDGQCHPTRPLSESQNRLLGNDPHLTEDSLDADSHKTAGGQGASVLMESES; encoded by the exons ATGGCGCCTTCGCACGTCCTGAGATGCTGTCAGAGAGTGTTAGCCTGGATTCCCGTGGTTTTTATCGCCCTGGTTGTCTGCTGGTCCTACTACGCCTATGTCGTGGAGCTGTGCATCT ttACAATCAAGAATCCTGGTGAAAAGA TTGTCTACATGGTGATATTTCACCTGTCGTTCATCATGTTCGTGTGGTCCTACTGGAAGACCATTTTCACGACGCCAACAAACCCATCCAAGGAG TTCTCCTTGTCCAAATCCGATAAGGAGCAGTACGAGCGAGAAGAGAGGCCCGAGTCGCAGCAGGAGATTCTCAGAAGAGCAGCCAAGGACCTGCCTCTCTACACCAGGACTGGCACCGGCG CCATTAGGTACTGCGACCGGTGCCAGGTGATTAAACCTGACAGATGCCATCACTGCTCGGCCTGTGACAT GTGTGTTCTGAAAATGGACCATCATTGTCCTTG GGTGAACAACTGCGTGGGATTTTCAAACTATAAATACTTCATCCTGTTTCTGGGCTATTCGCTGGTGTACTGTCTGTTCATTGCTGCCACCGTTCTGCAGTATTTCATTAAATTCTGGACC CTTTGCCGGAGGAAATCCGCAGAGAATTGTCCAAAG AATGATCTTCCAGACACTCACGCCAAATTCCATgtcttgtttctcttttttgtggCCGCCATGTTCTTCATCAGTATTCTGTCGCTCTTCAGCTACCATGTTTGGCTTGTTGGAAAAAACAGATCCACAATAG AGGCATTCCGAGCTCCTGTCTTCAGGAATGGCCCGGATAAAAATGGCTTTTCCCTGGGGTTCGTCAAGAACGTAAAGGAGGTGTTTGGAGATGAAAAGAAATACTGGTTGCTGCCTGTTTTTACAAG CTTGGGGGATGGAGTGACGTACCCCACCCGCCTGGTAAATCTTGACCCGGAGCAGCCAGCCCTCGACATCCAGCCCGAGTCGGCTAAAAG TGTGGATGGGCAGTGTCACCCCACAAGGCCCTTGAGTGAATCCCAAAATCGACTTCTGGGGAATGATCCCCATTTGACAGAAGACAGCCTGGACGCAGACAGCCACAAAACAG CTGGAGGACAGGGCGCCTCGGTGTTGATGGAGAGCGAGTCCTAA
- the zdhhc20b gene encoding palmitoyltransferase ZDHHC20-B isoform X4, with amino-acid sequence MAPSHVLRCCQRVLAWIPVVFIALVVCWSYYAYVVELCIFTIKNPGEKIVYMVIFHLSFIMFVWSYWKTIFTTPTNPSKEFSLSKSDKEQYEREERPESQQEILRRAAKDLPLYTRTGTGAIRYCDRCQVIKPDRCHHCSACDMCVLKMDHHCPWVNNCVGFSNYKYFILFLGYSLVYCLFIAATVLQYFIKFWTNDLPDTHAKFHVLFLFFVAAMFFISILSLFSYHVWLVGKNRSTIEAFRAPVFRNGPDKNGFSLGFVKNVKEVFGDEKKYWLLPVFTSLGDGVTYPTRLVNLDPEQPALDIQPESAKSVDGQCHPTRPLSESQNRLLGNDPHLTEDSLDADSHKTAGGQGASVLMESES; translated from the exons ATGGCGCCTTCGCACGTCCTGAGATGCTGTCAGAGAGTGTTAGCCTGGATTCCCGTGGTTTTTATCGCCCTGGTTGTCTGCTGGTCCTACTACGCCTATGTCGTGGAGCTGTGCATCT ttACAATCAAGAATCCTGGTGAAAAGA TTGTCTACATGGTGATATTTCACCTGTCGTTCATCATGTTCGTGTGGTCCTACTGGAAGACCATTTTCACGACGCCAACAAACCCATCCAAGGAG TTCTCCTTGTCCAAATCCGATAAGGAGCAGTACGAGCGAGAAGAGAGGCCCGAGTCGCAGCAGGAGATTCTCAGAAGAGCAGCCAAGGACCTGCCTCTCTACACCAGGACTGGCACCGGCG CCATTAGGTACTGCGACCGGTGCCAGGTGATTAAACCTGACAGATGCCATCACTGCTCGGCCTGTGACAT GTGTGTTCTGAAAATGGACCATCATTGTCCTTG GGTGAACAACTGCGTGGGATTTTCAAACTATAAATACTTCATCCTGTTTCTGGGCTATTCGCTGGTGTACTGTCTGTTCATTGCTGCCACCGTTCTGCAGTATTTCATTAAATTCTGGACC AATGATCTTCCAGACACTCACGCCAAATTCCATgtcttgtttctcttttttgtggCCGCCATGTTCTTCATCAGTATTCTGTCGCTCTTCAGCTACCATGTTTGGCTTGTTGGAAAAAACAGATCCACAATAG AGGCATTCCGAGCTCCTGTCTTCAGGAATGGCCCGGATAAAAATGGCTTTTCCCTGGGGTTCGTCAAGAACGTAAAGGAGGTGTTTGGAGATGAAAAGAAATACTGGTTGCTGCCTGTTTTTACAAG CTTGGGGGATGGAGTGACGTACCCCACCCGCCTGGTAAATCTTGACCCGGAGCAGCCAGCCCTCGACATCCAGCCCGAGTCGGCTAAAAG TGTGGATGGGCAGTGTCACCCCACAAGGCCCTTGAGTGAATCCCAAAATCGACTTCTGGGGAATGATCCCCATTTGACAGAAGACAGCCTGGACGCAGACAGCCACAAAACAG CTGGAGGACAGGGCGCCTCGGTGTTGATGGAGAGCGAGTCCTAA
- the zdhhc20b gene encoding palmitoyltransferase ZDHHC20-B isoform X3, which translates to MAPSHVLRCCQRVLAWIPVVFIALVVCWSYYAYVVELCIFTIKNPGEKIVYMVIFHLSFIMFVWSYWKTIFTTPTNPSKEFSLSKSDKEQYEREERPESQQEILRRAAKDLPLYTRTGTGAIRYCDRCQVIKPDRCHHCSACDMCVLKMDHHCPWVNNCVGFSNYKYFILFLGYSLVYCLFIAATVLQYFIKFWTNDLPDTHAKFHVLFLFFVAAMFFISILSLFSYHVWLVGKNRSTIEAFRAPVFRNGPDKNGFSLGFVKNVKEVFGDEKKYWLLPVFTSLGDGVTYPTRLVNLDPEQPALDIQPESAKSSVDGQCHPTRPLSESQNRLLGNDPHLTEDSLDADSHKTAGGQGASVLMESES; encoded by the exons ATGGCGCCTTCGCACGTCCTGAGATGCTGTCAGAGAGTGTTAGCCTGGATTCCCGTGGTTTTTATCGCCCTGGTTGTCTGCTGGTCCTACTACGCCTATGTCGTGGAGCTGTGCATCT ttACAATCAAGAATCCTGGTGAAAAGA TTGTCTACATGGTGATATTTCACCTGTCGTTCATCATGTTCGTGTGGTCCTACTGGAAGACCATTTTCACGACGCCAACAAACCCATCCAAGGAG TTCTCCTTGTCCAAATCCGATAAGGAGCAGTACGAGCGAGAAGAGAGGCCCGAGTCGCAGCAGGAGATTCTCAGAAGAGCAGCCAAGGACCTGCCTCTCTACACCAGGACTGGCACCGGCG CCATTAGGTACTGCGACCGGTGCCAGGTGATTAAACCTGACAGATGCCATCACTGCTCGGCCTGTGACAT GTGTGTTCTGAAAATGGACCATCATTGTCCTTG GGTGAACAACTGCGTGGGATTTTCAAACTATAAATACTTCATCCTGTTTCTGGGCTATTCGCTGGTGTACTGTCTGTTCATTGCTGCCACCGTTCTGCAGTATTTCATTAAATTCTGGACC AATGATCTTCCAGACACTCACGCCAAATTCCATgtcttgtttctcttttttgtggCCGCCATGTTCTTCATCAGTATTCTGTCGCTCTTCAGCTACCATGTTTGGCTTGTTGGAAAAAACAGATCCACAATAG AGGCATTCCGAGCTCCTGTCTTCAGGAATGGCCCGGATAAAAATGGCTTTTCCCTGGGGTTCGTCAAGAACGTAAAGGAGGTGTTTGGAGATGAAAAGAAATACTGGTTGCTGCCTGTTTTTACAAG CTTGGGGGATGGAGTGACGTACCCCACCCGCCTGGTAAATCTTGACCCGGAGCAGCCAGCCCTCGACATCCAGCCCGAGTCGGCTAAAAG CAGTGTGGATGGGCAGTGTCACCCCACAAGGCCCTTGAGTGAATCCCAAAATCGACTTCTGGGGAATGATCCCCATTTGACAGAAGACAGCCTGGACGCAGACAGCCACAAAACAG CTGGAGGACAGGGCGCCTCGGTGTTGATGGAGAGCGAGTCCTAA
- the zdhhc20b gene encoding palmitoyltransferase ZDHHC20-B isoform X5 gives MVIFHLSFIMFVWSYWKTIFTTPTNPSKEFSLSKSDKEQYEREERPESQQEILRRAAKDLPLYTRTGTGAIRYCDRCQVIKPDRCHHCSACDMCVLKMDHHCPWVNNCVGFSNYKYFILFLGYSLVYCLFIAATVLQYFIKFWTLCRRKSAENCPKNDLPDTHAKFHVLFLFFVAAMFFISILSLFSYHVWLVGKNRSTIEAFRAPVFRNGPDKNGFSLGFVKNVKEVFGDEKKYWLLPVFTSLGDGVTYPTRLVNLDPEQPALDIQPESAKSSVDGQCHPTRPLSESQNRLLGNDPHLTEDSLDADSHKTAGGQGASVLMESES, from the exons ATGGTGATATTTCACCTGTCGTTCATCATGTTCGTGTGGTCCTACTGGAAGACCATTTTCACGACGCCAACAAACCCATCCAAGGAG TTCTCCTTGTCCAAATCCGATAAGGAGCAGTACGAGCGAGAAGAGAGGCCCGAGTCGCAGCAGGAGATTCTCAGAAGAGCAGCCAAGGACCTGCCTCTCTACACCAGGACTGGCACCGGCG CCATTAGGTACTGCGACCGGTGCCAGGTGATTAAACCTGACAGATGCCATCACTGCTCGGCCTGTGACAT GTGTGTTCTGAAAATGGACCATCATTGTCCTTG GGTGAACAACTGCGTGGGATTTTCAAACTATAAATACTTCATCCTGTTTCTGGGCTATTCGCTGGTGTACTGTCTGTTCATTGCTGCCACCGTTCTGCAGTATTTCATTAAATTCTGGACC CTTTGCCGGAGGAAATCCGCAGAGAATTGTCCAAAG AATGATCTTCCAGACACTCACGCCAAATTCCATgtcttgtttctcttttttgtggCCGCCATGTTCTTCATCAGTATTCTGTCGCTCTTCAGCTACCATGTTTGGCTTGTTGGAAAAAACAGATCCACAATAG AGGCATTCCGAGCTCCTGTCTTCAGGAATGGCCCGGATAAAAATGGCTTTTCCCTGGGGTTCGTCAAGAACGTAAAGGAGGTGTTTGGAGATGAAAAGAAATACTGGTTGCTGCCTGTTTTTACAAG CTTGGGGGATGGAGTGACGTACCCCACCCGCCTGGTAAATCTTGACCCGGAGCAGCCAGCCCTCGACATCCAGCCCGAGTCGGCTAAAAG CAGTGTGGATGGGCAGTGTCACCCCACAAGGCCCTTGAGTGAATCCCAAAATCGACTTCTGGGGAATGATCCCCATTTGACAGAAGACAGCCTGGACGCAGACAGCCACAAAACAG CTGGAGGACAGGGCGCCTCGGTGTTGATGGAGAGCGAGTCCTAA